In Rosa chinensis cultivar Old Blush chromosome 1, RchiOBHm-V2, whole genome shotgun sequence, a genomic segment contains:
- the LOC112175367 gene encoding RING-H2 finger protein ATL51 — translation MGSASNNNQYPWPPYETFKDCSQGICSIYCPQWCYMIFAPPPPFEFGDSSEESAGINFSPLIIALIGIVASACILVTYYSIISKYCRRRAGASARDIDREANPASESWQGSNTGMEESLIKSIKVQKYKKNDGVVEGTDCSVCLSEFQENENLRLLPKCNHAFHVPCIDAWLKSHSSCPLCRSNIAAPAIALVPQHHNHQQVLPSVEENPQQELINQYQHTSGGTVLVVQDREEEDFRVQNNEIHRLRRSVSLIEVLNLHDGEDDKDLENQMEHFQFSMDQSEQFSMQNFEFSMETGSSKEAVFGEQNSKFNNIRSGVFSLVKGPLGLKRSISTGRFKVCKGKELCYS, via the coding sequence CCACCATATGAGACTTTCAAAGACTGTTCTCAAGGAATTTGCAGCATCTACTGCCCACAATGGTGTTACATGATCTTTGCTCCTCCGCCACCTTTCGAGTTCGGCGACAGCTCTGAGGAGAGCGCTGGTATAAACTTCTCTCCTCTTATTATAGCCCTAATAGGCATTGTTGCAAGTGCTTGTATTCTTGTCACGTACTACAGCATCATATCCAAGTATTGCCGGCGACGAGCCGGTGCTTCTGCTAGGGATATTGACAGGGAGGCGAATCCGGCTAGTGAATCGTGGCAGGGCTCTAACACTGGTATGGAAGAGTCACTGATCAAGTCCATCAAGGTTCAGAAGTATAAGAAGAATGATGGGGTGGTAGAAGGCACAGACTGTTCTGTTTGTTTGAGTGAGTTCcaagaaaatgaaaacttaAGGCTATTGCCAAAGTGCAACCATGCTTTTCATGTTCCTTGTATTGATGCTTGGCTCAAGTCTCACTCTAGTTGTCCGCTTTGTCGGTCCAATATTGCTGCTCCTGCTATTGCTTTGGTGCCTCAACACCATAATCATCAGCAAGTATTGCCTTCTGTCGAAGAAAATCCACAGCAGGAGCTGATCAATCAATACCAGCATACAAGTGGTGGAACTGTCTTGGTGGTTCAAGATAGGGAAGAAGAGGATTTTCGTGTTCAAAATAATGAGATCCATAGATTAAGGAGATCAGTTTCTTTGATTGAGGTGTTGAATTTACATGATGGTGAAGATGATAAAGACTTGGAAAACCAGATGGAGCATTTCCAGTTTTCTATGGATCAAAGCGAGCAATTTTCGATGCAGAATTTCGAGTTTTCTATGGAAACAGGTTCCTCAAAAGAAGCTGTGTTTGGGGAACAGAATTctaaattcaataatattagaagCGGAGTTTTCAGCTTGGTAAAGGGTCCTCTTGGGCTGAAGAGATCTATTTCAACAGGGAGATTCAAGGTATGCAAAGGAAAAGAACTCTGTTATTCCTAA